In one window of Agrobacterium larrymoorei DNA:
- a CDS encoding OsmC family protein — MNEIRVKKRDVGATARLGRNSHPQLETPTGGSLSVVTAASEPGFNPLDLLFSSLAACLVLSARIAASRMGVLDRFASVEAKVTGDKSEGEPARILRFHMTLKISGDFDEETKQAIAHQAEEICTVSNTLRGDAEFRLDVS; from the coding sequence ATGAACGAGATACGCGTGAAAAAACGGGATGTTGGCGCCACAGCAAGGCTGGGTCGCAACAGCCACCCTCAACTGGAAACCCCCACGGGCGGCAGTCTCTCTGTCGTTACCGCAGCCTCCGAGCCGGGTTTCAATCCGCTCGATCTGCTCTTTTCCTCGCTCGCTGCTTGCCTGGTTTTAAGCGCGCGTATAGCCGCGAGCCGCATGGGCGTGCTGGACAGGTTCGCGTCTGTGGAGGCGAAGGTCACGGGTGATAAGTCGGAAGGCGAACCGGCCCGCATTCTGCGCTTCCACATGACCTTGAAAATCAGTGGTGATTTCGATGAGGAGACAAAACAGGCCATCGCGCATCAGGCAGAGGAGATTTGCACGGTCAGCAACACGCTGCGCGGCGATGCGGAGTTCCGGCTTGATGTGAGTTGA
- a CDS encoding Thivi_2564 family membrane protein — MATGALVSILITFLVIVLILWLINRLPVGGSAKQIAQVIVIIIGIISLLKYLAVF; from the coding sequence ATGGCTACAGGCGCACTCGTTAGTATTCTGATCACATTTCTGGTCATCGTACTCATTCTTTGGCTGATCAATCGTCTGCCGGTTGGCGGCAGTGCAAAGCAGATCGCTCAGGTGATCGTCATCATTATCGGCATTATCTCTCTGCTGAAGTACCTCGCAGTATTTTGA
- a CDS encoding BMP family ABC transporter substrate-binding protein, translating into MKKLIIALAASAAAIVGVVPAAQAADAKKVCFVYVGTRTDGGWTQAHDIGRQELQKHFGDKIETPFLESVPEGPDAERAIERMARSGCELIFTTSFGFMDATVKVAQKFPKVKFEHATGFKAAENLATYNSRFYEGRYIQGQIAAKMSQKGLAGYIASFPIPEVVMGIDAFVLGAQSVNPDFKVKVVWANTWFDPGKEADAAKALIDQGVDILTQHTDTTAPMQVAAERGIKAFGQASDMIKAGPNTQMTAIIDSWGAYYIKRTQALLDGTWKSEQIWDGLKDGILTMAPYTNMPDDVKKMAEETEAKIKSGELHPFTGPVKKQDGSEWLKAGEKAEDKVLLGLNFYVQGVDDKLPQ; encoded by the coding sequence ATGAAGAAACTCATCATCGCACTTGCAGCTTCGGCTGCCGCAATTGTCGGCGTGGTTCCAGCCGCGCAGGCCGCAGACGCAAAGAAGGTCTGCTTCGTTTACGTCGGCACACGCACCGATGGCGGCTGGACGCAGGCGCATGATATCGGTCGTCAGGAACTGCAGAAGCATTTCGGTGACAAGATCGAAACGCCATTCCTGGAAAGCGTTCCGGAAGGCCCAGATGCAGAACGCGCAATCGAGCGCATGGCCCGTTCCGGCTGCGAACTCATCTTCACGACGTCTTTCGGCTTCATGGATGCGACCGTCAAGGTTGCCCAGAAATTCCCGAAGGTGAAGTTCGAGCACGCAACCGGCTTCAAGGCTGCTGAAAACCTCGCGACCTATAACTCCCGCTTCTATGAAGGCCGTTACATTCAGGGCCAGATCGCTGCGAAGATGTCGCAGAAGGGTCTTGCTGGCTACATCGCGTCCTTCCCGATCCCGGAAGTGGTGATGGGTATCGATGCTTTCGTTCTGGGCGCGCAGTCCGTAAACCCTGACTTCAAGGTCAAGGTCGTATGGGCCAACACTTGGTTCGACCCCGGCAAGGAAGCCGATGCAGCCAAGGCTCTGATCGACCAGGGCGTCGATATTCTGACGCAGCACACGGACACGACGGCTCCAATGCAGGTTGCTGCCGAGCGTGGGATCAAGGCTTTCGGTCAGGCTTCCGATATGATCAAGGCTGGTCCAAACACGCAGATGACGGCGATTATCGACAGCTGGGGCGCTTACTACATCAAGCGCACGCAGGCTCTTCTCGATGGTACGTGGAAGTCCGAGCAGATCTGGGACGGTCTGAAGGACGGCATTCTGACCATGGCGCCTTACACCAATATGCCTGACGACGTGAAGAAAATGGCTGAGGAAACCGAAGCCAAGATCAAGTCTGGCGAACTGCATCCATTCACCGGCCCTGTGAAGAAGCAGGACGGTTCCGAGTGGCTGAAGGCTGGCGAGAAAGCTGAGGACAAGGTTCTTCTCGGCCTGAACTTCTACGTACAGGGCGTGGACGACAAGCTGCCGCAGTAA
- a CDS encoding ABC transporter permease, whose product MMDMAQAIILTVITAATPLVIAALGELVTERAGVLNLGVEGMMIIGAVCAFAASHLSGSPYIGILAGIAAGAIFSLLFGFLTLTLVTNQVATGLALTILGLGVSGMLGETFVGIPGVKLPNIVFPVLSDIPFIGPILFRQDLIFYMSIALVIGISWFLFKSRTGLKIRAIGDNHGSAHALGINVIRTRYLAVMFGGACAGLAGAQLSLVYTPQWVENMSAGRGWIALALVVFASWRPWRVLAGGYLFGAVTVGQLHAQAFGIGVPSQLLSALPYIATIVVLIIISHNRRTTLINTPASLGKPFVPDR is encoded by the coding sequence ATGATGGATATGGCTCAAGCGATCATCCTGACGGTTATCACGGCGGCAACACCGCTCGTCATTGCTGCCTTGGGCGAGCTGGTGACGGAGCGCGCGGGCGTCCTCAATCTCGGTGTCGAGGGAATGATGATCATCGGCGCGGTCTGCGCTTTCGCTGCCTCGCATCTCAGCGGATCGCCCTATATCGGCATTCTGGCGGGCATTGCCGCAGGCGCGATCTTCTCTCTTCTCTTCGGTTTTCTCACGCTGACGCTCGTCACCAATCAGGTCGCGACCGGCCTTGCGCTGACGATCCTCGGGCTTGGCGTATCGGGCATGCTGGGCGAAACTTTCGTCGGCATTCCCGGCGTGAAGCTTCCCAACATCGTCTTCCCGGTCCTGTCGGATATCCCATTCATCGGGCCTATCCTGTTCCGGCAGGACCTGATCTTCTACATGTCGATTGCGCTCGTCATCGGCATCAGCTGGTTTCTGTTCAAAAGCCGCACGGGCCTGAAAATCCGCGCTATCGGGGATAATCACGGCTCCGCCCATGCGCTTGGCATCAACGTCATTCGCACGCGCTATCTCGCCGTGATGTTCGGTGGCGCCTGCGCTGGTCTTGCTGGCGCGCAGCTTTCGCTGGTCTATACGCCGCAATGGGTGGAAAACATGTCTGCCGGGCGCGGCTGGATCGCGCTTGCACTGGTGGTCTTTGCATCCTGGCGTCCATGGCGCGTTCTGGCGGGCGGTTATCTCTTCGGCGCGGTCACCGTTGGCCAGCTGCATGCGCAGGCCTTCGGCATCGGCGTGCCATCGCAACTTCTTTCAGCGCTTCCTTATATTGCGACTATTGTCGTCCTCATCATCATCTCCCATAATCGGCGCACAACGCTGATCAATACACCGGCATCGCTCGGCAAGCCGTTCGTGCCGGATCGCTAA
- a CDS encoding ABC transporter permease: MRIELEKRAGVSKLFAILSPLLALVLTLLVGAIMFAFLGKEPVGALYSFFVEPLLEVWSLHELAIKAAPLILIAVGLAICYRSNNWNIGAEGQFTIGAITGSILPVLYPDWQSPMILPLMLIMGALGGALYASIPALLKTRFNTNEILTSLMLVYVAQLFLDWLVRGIWRDPQGYNFPQTKPFNESAVLPEMLASGRAHWGVVFAIIAAVALWFMMRYMLKGFQVTVLGQSARAGRFAGFSSRGMVWFSLLLSGGLAGLAGISEVSGSIGHLQPSISPGYGFTAIIVAFLGRLNPLGIIASGLVLSLTYLGGEAVQMSLQISDKVVRVFQGLLLFFVLSCDTLILYRIRIRFGRNTSSEGAA; encoded by the coding sequence ATGCGCATTGAACTTGAAAAACGCGCTGGGGTCTCGAAGCTCTTCGCAATTCTGTCTCCGCTTCTGGCGCTGGTGCTGACGCTTCTCGTCGGCGCAATCATGTTCGCTTTTCTCGGCAAGGAGCCGGTCGGCGCGCTTTACAGCTTCTTCGTGGAGCCGCTGCTGGAAGTCTGGTCGCTGCACGAACTGGCCATCAAGGCTGCGCCCTTGATCCTGATCGCGGTTGGTCTTGCAATCTGCTATCGCTCGAACAACTGGAATATCGGCGCAGAGGGTCAATTCACCATCGGTGCGATTACGGGCTCGATCCTGCCGGTGCTTTATCCCGACTGGCAGTCGCCTATGATTCTGCCGTTGATGCTGATTATGGGTGCGCTCGGCGGCGCGCTTTATGCCAGTATTCCGGCGTTGTTGAAGACGCGCTTTAACACCAATGAAATTCTGACCAGCCTCATGCTCGTCTATGTGGCGCAGCTTTTTCTCGATTGGCTGGTGCGCGGCATCTGGCGCGATCCACAGGGCTATAATTTTCCGCAGACGAAGCCTTTCAACGAGAGTGCCGTTCTGCCGGAAATGCTGGCATCGGGCCGCGCCCATTGGGGCGTCGTTTTCGCCATTATCGCAGCGGTCGCGCTGTGGTTCATGATGCGCTACATGCTGAAAGGCTTTCAGGTTACGGTACTTGGCCAGTCCGCCCGGGCAGGGCGCTTTGCTGGCTTCTCATCGCGCGGAATGGTTTGGTTCTCCCTGCTGCTTTCGGGCGGTTTAGCCGGGCTTGCGGGCATCTCCGAGGTCTCCGGTTCCATCGGCCATCTTCAGCCGTCGATCTCGCCGGGCTATGGTTTTACCGCCATCATCGTCGCCTTCCTTGGCAGGCTCAACCCGCTCGGCATCATCGCTTCGGGTCTGGTGCTTTCGCTGACCTATCTTGGCGGCGAAGCAGTGCAGATGTCGCTACAGATTTCCGATAAGGTCGTTCGCGTCTTTCAGGGGCTGCTTCTGTTCTTCGTCCTGTCCTGCGACACCCTGATCCTCTACCGAATCCGCATTCGTTTCGGACGCAATACCAGCAGCGAAGGAGCCGCATGA
- a CDS encoding ABC transporter ATP-binding protein, whose product MTSEALPLLSVRQLTKLFGTFAACNAIDLDIAPGEIHALLGENGAGKSTLVKMLFGVLEPSSGEILWNGKPVSISSPGEARRLGIGMVFQHFSLFEALTVAENIALSLDPKISLKEIAREAEALSKAYGLPLDPYAHVADLSVGERQRIEIVRALLQNPQLIILDEPTSVLTPQEADRLFETLEKLKAEGRSVLYISHRLEEVQRICDRATVLRHGKVTGACDPRKETPASLARMMVGSDVAGIERDDYCTIGDIAVEIAGLSVAARTPFAVSLKNIGMTVRSGEVLAIAGVAGNGQGELFDALSGEYPVAKNDAIMLRGKPVGRTGINGRRLLGAGFVPEERHGHAAVPNMSLSDNLLLARCRSDKRAFLSGGFLGVIRHSVIKKAAKRISEAMDVRKSGDDPLAGSLSGGNLQKFIVGRELDRQPSVLVVNQPTWGVDAGAASRIRQALVDLAKAGSAVIVISQDLDEIFEVASSIAVISDGRLSEAYPAKEMTRERIGLLMGGIHTGHTAGHTEQVAHAH is encoded by the coding sequence GTGACGTCTGAGGCCTTGCCTCTCTTGTCCGTTCGCCAGCTGACCAAGCTGTTTGGAACATTTGCGGCGTGCAACGCCATAGATCTGGATATCGCGCCCGGCGAGATACACGCTCTTCTGGGTGAAAACGGCGCGGGAAAATCCACGCTGGTAAAAATGCTGTTCGGCGTGCTGGAGCCTTCCAGCGGCGAAATCCTGTGGAATGGAAAGCCGGTCAGCATTTCCTCTCCCGGCGAGGCGCGCAGGCTTGGCATCGGCATGGTCTTCCAGCATTTTTCGCTGTTCGAAGCTCTGACGGTTGCTGAAAATATTGCGCTCTCCCTCGATCCGAAAATTTCCCTGAAGGAAATCGCGCGCGAGGCGGAAGCGCTTTCCAAGGCTTATGGACTGCCGCTAGATCCTTACGCCCATGTGGCCGATCTTTCGGTTGGAGAGCGCCAGCGCATCGAAATCGTGCGTGCGCTGTTGCAGAACCCGCAGCTTATCATTCTCGATGAGCCAACCTCGGTGCTGACGCCGCAGGAGGCGGACCGCCTGTTCGAAACGCTGGAAAAGCTGAAGGCCGAAGGCCGTTCCGTGCTTTACATCAGCCACCGTCTGGAAGAGGTGCAGCGCATCTGCGACCGCGCAACCGTGCTGCGCCACGGCAAGGTTACGGGCGCTTGCGACCCCCGGAAAGAAACGCCCGCATCGCTGGCGCGCATGATGGTCGGTTCCGATGTCGCTGGCATAGAGCGCGATGATTATTGCACCATTGGCGACATAGCGGTGGAAATTGCCGGGCTTTCGGTTGCCGCGCGCACGCCTTTTGCCGTTTCGCTGAAAAACATCGGCATGACGGTTCGTTCCGGCGAGGTGCTGGCAATTGCAGGTGTTGCGGGTAACGGGCAGGGAGAGCTTTTCGATGCGCTTTCCGGCGAGTATCCCGTTGCGAAGAACGATGCGATCATGCTGCGTGGAAAGCCGGTCGGGCGCACGGGCATCAATGGCCGCCGTCTTCTGGGTGCAGGCTTCGTGCCGGAAGAGCGTCATGGGCACGCCGCCGTGCCGAATATGAGCCTCTCGGACAATCTTCTTTTGGCCCGCTGTCGCTCCGACAAAAGGGCGTTTCTGAGCGGTGGCTTCCTCGGCGTTATTCGCCATTCCGTCATCAAGAAGGCGGCAAAACGCATTTCCGAAGCCATGGATGTGCGCAAAAGCGGGGACGATCCGCTGGCCGGCTCGCTTTCCGGCGGCAATCTGCAGAAATTCATTGTCGGTAGAGAGTTGGATCGTCAACCCTCGGTTCTCGTGGTCAACCAGCCGACCTGGGGCGTGGATGCAGGCGCTGCAAGCCGTATTCGCCAAGCGCTGGTGGATCTCGCAAAGGCTGGATCCGCCGTCATAGTCATCAGCCAGGATCTGGACGAAATTTTCGAAGTGGCATCCAGCATCGCGGTCATTTCCGATGGCAGGCTTTCAGAGGCCTACCCTGCAAAAGAGATGACGCGCGAGAGAATCGGCCTGCTGATGGGCGGCATTCACACGGGTCATACGGCAGGGCATACGGAGCAGGTCGCTCATGCGCATTGA
- the pcsA gene encoding phosphatidylcholine synthase has translation MKIFNYKRVPYAEIRAFSVHILTASGSFLAFLGVVAAAEHRFVDMFWWLGLALLVDGIDGPIARKVRVKEVLPNWSGDTLDNIIDYVTYVLLPAFALYQKGMIGEPWSFVAAGMIVVSSAIYYADMGMKTDEYFFSGFPVVWNMVVFTLFVIDASATTAMIVVTVSVVLTFLPINFLHPVRVKRLRWLNMAVFLLWCALGGYSLLMHFQSPDWVVAGVVLTGIYLYCIGGIMQFLPALGANAR, from the coding sequence ATGAAGATTTTCAATTACAAGCGCGTGCCCTATGCCGAAATCCGCGCTTTCTCCGTTCACATCCTTACGGCCTCAGGTTCCTTCCTTGCCTTCCTTGGCGTGGTTGCCGCTGCGGAGCATCGCTTCGTGGATATGTTCTGGTGGCTGGGGCTTGCCCTTCTGGTGGATGGCATCGATGGACCGATTGCGCGCAAGGTGCGCGTGAAAGAGGTTTTGCCCAACTGGTCTGGCGATACGCTGGATAATATCATCGATTACGTAACGTATGTGCTGCTTCCCGCCTTTGCGCTTTATCAAAAGGGCATGATCGGCGAGCCATGGTCCTTCGTTGCGGCGGGCATGATCGTTGTTTCGAGCGCTATCTATTACGCCGATATGGGCATGAAGACGGATGAGTACTTCTTCTCCGGCTTCCCTGTGGTCTGGAACATGGTGGTCTTTACGCTTTTCGTCATAGATGCCAGCGCCACCACGGCCATGATCGTGGTTACGGTATCGGTGGTGCTGACCTTCCTGCCGATCAACTTCCTGCATCCCGTTCGGGTGAAGAGGTTGAGGTGGTTGAACATGGCGGTGTTCCTGCTTTGGTGCGCTCTTGGCGGTTACTCGCTGCTCATGCACTTCCAGTCTCCGGACTGGGTTGTCGCAGGCGTGGTCCTCACCGGAATCTATCTCTATTGCATCGGCGGCATCATGCAGTTTCTGCCTGCGCTGGGCGCGAATGCGCGATAA
- a CDS encoding UbiH/UbiF family hydroxylase, with amino-acid sequence MRNFEIAVVGAGLAGQIAAIALARSGRNVALIAPQSDRIDHRTTALMDQSIRFMDRLGLWSKIEPSAARLSTMQIIDGTDRLLRAPTVAFRSSEIGLAAFGWNMPNAALLDVLSQAVSQENNITLIDAVAETIEIGKHDVSLTLSNGEQVSTSFIIGADGRGSKVRQTAGIDVKSWSYPQTALVLNFSHSRSHSNVSTEFHTPTGPFTQVPLPGDRSSLVWVVKPEQAAELSSLPLQELSKRVEERMQSMLGTVSVEENVQTWPLSSMTAHRFSKGRVALVGEAAHGFPPIGAQGLNLSLRDIIVLTELLGTLTGGPIPADAGSKFDRRRRADVVSRTVSVDLLNRSLLSGFLPMQMARAAGLHVLGSVGPLRGLVMREGIEPGRGIKALPSLLAGSLRRSWSE; translated from the coding sequence ATGAGAAACTTCGAGATTGCCGTTGTAGGCGCTGGACTTGCTGGACAGATCGCGGCCATTGCGCTTGCACGTTCGGGTCGCAATGTCGCGCTCATCGCTCCCCAATCCGACAGGATCGACCACCGCACGACGGCGCTGATGGACCAGTCGATCCGCTTCATGGACCGGCTTGGGCTTTGGTCCAAAATCGAACCATCCGCCGCGCGCCTGTCCACAATGCAGATCATCGATGGCACTGACCGGCTGCTCCGCGCGCCGACCGTCGCGTTCCGCTCATCGGAAATCGGCCTTGCCGCGTTTGGCTGGAACATGCCCAACGCAGCGCTTCTGGATGTTCTTTCGCAGGCAGTCTCGCAGGAAAACAACATAACCCTCATCGACGCCGTGGCCGAGACAATCGAAATCGGCAAACACGATGTCTCCCTGACGTTGTCCAATGGCGAGCAGGTGTCGACAAGCTTCATCATCGGCGCGGACGGACGGGGCTCGAAGGTTCGGCAAACCGCCGGGATCGATGTCAAAAGCTGGTCCTATCCGCAAACGGCGCTGGTTCTCAACTTTTCGCACAGCCGTTCACACAGCAATGTCTCGACGGAATTCCACACGCCGACCGGACCTTTCACGCAGGTTCCGCTCCCGGGTGATCGCTCCAGCCTTGTCTGGGTGGTGAAGCCGGAGCAGGCCGCAGAGCTTTCATCGCTGCCGCTTCAAGAACTGAGCAAGCGCGTTGAAGAGCGCATGCAATCCATGCTGGGCACCGTCAGTGTGGAAGAAAACGTGCAGACATGGCCACTTTCCAGCATGACGGCGCATCGTTTCAGCAAGGGCCGCGTGGCGCTGGTGGGCGAAGCGGCTCACGGCTTTCCGCCCATCGGTGCGCAGGGCCTAAACCTCAGCCTTCGCGATATCATCGTGCTTACAGAATTGCTGGGAACGCTGACGGGCGGGCCGATCCCTGCCGATGCCGGCTCGAAATTCGACCGCCGCCGCCGCGCGGATGTCGTCAGCCGCACGGTGAGCGTCGATCTTCTCAACCGCTCGCTCCTCTCCGGTTTCCTGCCGATGCAGATGGCGCGCGCCGCAGGTCTGCATGTTCTGGGAAGCGTCGGCCCGCTGCGCGGTCTTGTCATGCGCGAAGGCATCGAGCCCGGGCGCGGCATCAAGGCCCTGCCCTCGCTTTTGGCAGGCAGCCTCAGACGCTCATGGAGCGAATGA
- a CDS encoding AEC family transporter, with the protein MAEIAGLLFPFFGLIFIGYLAARITKQPAEALGWLNTFIIYAALPALFFKLVAKTPVDQLARMDFVALSLMATYSIFVALFLIGYFVRRNSFADCTIQSFAGSYGNIGYMGPGLALLALGERAAVPVALIVCLENAAHFITAPALMAVAGGDKRSPLKLAGDVARKVITHPFILSVIFGFFAAVAAWHPPQPVQQLVDYLAQSAAPCALFAMGVTLALRPLKRVPVEISYIVPAKLILHPLLAYLVLSTFGSFDPIWVLTAVLLAALPTATNVFVIGQQYRIWQERASATILVSTVLSVFTVTLVLYFIRSMSV; encoded by the coding sequence ATGGCCGAAATCGCCGGATTGCTGTTTCCGTTCTTCGGACTGATTTTCATCGGCTATCTTGCCGCGCGCATCACCAAGCAGCCTGCGGAAGCGCTTGGCTGGCTGAATACCTTCATCATTTATGCCGCGCTGCCCGCGCTTTTCTTCAAGCTGGTTGCCAAAACGCCCGTGGATCAGCTGGCGCGGATGGATTTCGTCGCACTCAGTCTGATGGCGACCTATAGCATTTTCGTTGCCCTGTTCCTAATTGGCTATTTCGTGAGGCGCAACAGCTTTGCCGATTGCACGATCCAGAGCTTTGCCGGAAGCTATGGAAATATTGGCTATATGGGGCCGGGACTGGCGTTGCTGGCGCTGGGTGAGCGCGCGGCGGTTCCCGTGGCGCTGATTGTCTGCCTTGAGAATGCTGCGCATTTCATTACCGCACCGGCCTTGATGGCCGTTGCTGGGGGCGACAAGCGCTCTCCCTTGAAGCTCGCGGGCGATGTTGCGCGCAAGGTCATCACCCACCCGTTCATTTTATCGGTGATCTTCGGTTTCTTCGCTGCGGTTGCCGCGTGGCATCCGCCGCAGCCTGTACAGCAACTGGTGGATTATCTGGCGCAATCCGCAGCGCCCTGTGCGCTTTTCGCTATGGGCGTTACGCTTGCGCTGAGGCCGCTTAAGCGGGTGCCGGTGGAGATCAGCTATATCGTGCCAGCCAAGCTTATATTGCATCCGCTTCTGGCCTATCTGGTTCTCTCCACCTTCGGCTCTTTCGATCCGATCTGGGTGTTGACCGCGGTTCTGCTTGCAGCACTACCAACCGCCACGAATGTCTTCGTCATCGGTCAGCAATATCGGATCTGGCAGGAGAGGGCGTCTGCGACGATCCTCGTTTCGACGGTGCTTTCCGTCTTCACCGTAACGCTGGTGCTCTATTTCATTCGCTCCATGAGCGTCTGA
- a CDS encoding cytochrome c biogenesis CcdA family protein, with translation MSIADISLLTALFAGALSFLSPCVLPLVPPYLCYMAGISVEQFKDERFEAKPQVRKAVMLAALFFTLGFATVFVALGAGASTIGMVLRQNLDILAKIGGFIIILMGLNFLGVFRVGLFSREARFQSGGKPATLSGAYVMGLAFAFGWTPCIGPVLGAILGVAASRETVGDGAMLLAVYSAGLAIPFWIAAAFSGSFMRFLARFRRHLGVVEKLMGALLVLTGIAFMSGFITNVAIWFQESFPILMQIG, from the coding sequence TTGTCCATCGCAGATATCTCTCTTCTCACTGCACTTTTTGCCGGAGCCCTGTCTTTTCTTTCGCCTTGCGTGCTGCCGCTCGTGCCGCCTTATCTTTGCTATATGGCCGGGATTTCGGTTGAGCAGTTCAAGGATGAGCGGTTTGAGGCAAAGCCGCAGGTTCGCAAGGCGGTCATGCTGGCTGCGCTGTTTTTCACGCTGGGTTTTGCCACCGTTTTCGTTGCGCTGGGTGCGGGGGCATCCACGATTGGTATGGTGCTGCGGCAAAATCTCGATATCCTCGCCAAGATCGGTGGCTTCATCATTATCCTGATGGGCCTCAACTTCCTTGGGGTATTTCGCGTCGGCCTGTTTTCGCGCGAGGCGCGTTTCCAAAGCGGTGGAAAACCAGCGACGCTGTCCGGTGCCTATGTCATGGGGCTCGCTTTTGCTTTCGGCTGGACACCATGCATCGGGCCGGTGCTGGGTGCTATTCTTGGTGTTGCGGCGTCACGAGAAACGGTGGGTGACGGTGCCATGCTGCTGGCCGTCTATTCTGCCGGTCTTGCTATCCCGTTCTGGATTGCCGCGGCCTTTTCCGGCAGCTTCATGCGCTTTCTTGCCCGGTTTCGGCGGCATCTCGGTGTTGTGGAAAAACTCATGGGTGCGCTTCTGGTGCTTACTGGCATAGCTTTTATGTCGGGTTTCATCACCAACGTCGCGATCTGGTTCCAGGAGAGCTTTCCAATCCTGATGCAAATCGGCTAA
- a CDS encoding dynamin, with amino-acid sequence MNNRTVTIVIAAIVVILALAYFMTGSNTSSTTGSTSTTPPATSTAPSAPPPAPSTPPPAPATPAPDTTAPASPNAPAQNQTNP; translated from the coding sequence ATGAACAATCGTACAGTGACTATCGTGATTGCGGCGATCGTCGTCATTCTGGCGCTCGCTTATTTTATGACCGGTTCGAATACGTCCAGCACGACAGGCTCGACATCCACGACGCCGCCAGCGACGTCTACGGCGCCAAGCGCGCCGCCGCCTGCCCCGTCCACGCCACCTCCGGCGCCAGCAACGCCTGCGCCTGATACAACGGCGCCTGCATCTCCGAATGCCCCGGCGCAGAACCAGACGAATCCGTAA
- the eno gene encoding phosphopyruvate hydratase: MTAITDIIAREILDSRGNPTVEVDVYLEDGSFGRAAVPSGASTGAHEAVELRDGGKRYLGKGVEKAVEAVNTEIFDALGGFDAESQIHIDQTLIALDGTPNKSRLGANAILGVSLAVAKAAAETTGLPLYRYVGGPNAHLLPVPMMNIINGGAHADNPIDFQEFMIMPVGAESIRDAVRIGAEIFHVLKKELAAQGHNTNVGDEGGFAPGLKSAPDALDFVMRSIEKAGYKPGEDIALALDCASTEFFKNGKYEMEGEGRTLEPEAMADYLAELAGKYPIISIEDGMAEDDWEGWKYLTDKIGSKVQLVGDDLFVTNSARLRDGIKMGVANSILVKVNQIGSLTETLDAVETAHKARYTAVMSHRSGETEDSTIADLAVATNCGQIKTGSLSRSDRLAKYNQLIRIEEMLGPQAAYAGRSILRG; this comes from the coding sequence ATGACAGCCATTACCGATATCATCGCACGCGAAATCCTCGACAGCCGCGGCAACCCCACCGTTGAAGTGGACGTGTACCTCGAAGACGGTTCCTTCGGCCGCGCCGCCGTTCCATCGGGCGCTTCCACCGGTGCCCACGAGGCAGTCGAGCTGCGCGATGGCGGCAAGCGCTATCTCGGTAAGGGCGTTGAAAAGGCCGTTGAAGCCGTCAACACGGAAATCTTCGATGCGCTCGGCGGTTTCGATGCCGAAAGCCAAATCCATATCGACCAGACGCTGATCGCGCTCGATGGTACGCCGAACAAGTCTCGCCTCGGCGCGAACGCCATTCTCGGCGTTTCGCTCGCTGTTGCCAAGGCTGCTGCCGAAACGACAGGCCTGCCGCTTTACCGCTACGTCGGCGGCCCGAACGCGCATCTGCTGCCCGTTCCGATGATGAACATCATCAATGGCGGCGCGCATGCCGATAACCCGATCGACTTCCAGGAATTCATGATCATGCCGGTTGGCGCGGAAAGCATCCGTGACGCCGTGCGTATCGGTGCGGAAATTTTCCACGTTCTGAAAAAGGAACTGGCAGCACAGGGCCACAACACCAATGTTGGTGACGAAGGCGGCTTCGCGCCTGGCCTGAAGAGCGCGCCGGACGCACTCGATTTCGTGATGCGGTCAATCGAAAAGGCTGGCTACAAGCCGGGTGAAGATATTGCACTCGCTCTCGACTGCGCATCCACCGAGTTCTTCAAGAACGGCAAGTACGAGATGGAAGGCGAAGGCCGCACGCTGGAGCCGGAAGCAATGGCCGATTACCTTGCTGAACTCGCGGGCAAGTACCCGATCATCTCCATCGAAGACGGCATGGCCGAAGACGATTGGGAAGGTTGGAAGTACCTGACGGACAAGATCGGCTCCAAGGTCCAACTCGTCGGCGACGATCTGTTCGTGACGAACTCCGCGCGCCTGCGCGATGGCATCAAGATGGGCGTTGCAAACTCCATCCTCGTCAAGGTCAACCAGATCGGCTCGCTGACCGAGACACTCGACGCTGTCGAAACCGCTCACAAGGCACGCTACACCGCCGTCATGTCTCACCGCTCCGGTGAAACGGAAGACTCCACTATTGCGGATCTCGCCGTTGCGACGAACTGCGGTCAGATCAAGACCGGTTCGCTGTCGCGTTCGGACCGTCTGGCGAAGTACAACCAGCTGATCCGTATCGAAGAAATGCTCGGCCCACAGGCTGCATACGCCGGTCGTTCGATCCTGCGCGGCTGA